A window of Phyllobacterium sp. T1293 contains these coding sequences:
- the purL gene encoding phosphoribosylformylglycinamidine synthase subunit PurL produces MALSNTIQITPELVASHGLKPDEYQRILDLIGREPSFTELGIFSAMWNEHCSYKSSKKWLRTLPTTGPQVIQGPGENAGVVDIGDGDCVVFKMESHNHPSYIEPYQGAATGVGGILRDVFTMGARPIAAMNALRFGAPSHPKTRHLVSGVVEGVGGYGNSFGVPTVGGEVNFDARYNGNILVNAFAAGLAKTNAIFLSEAKGVGLPVVYLGAKTGRDGVGGATMASAEFDESIEEKRPTVQVGDPFTEKCLLEASLELMASGAVIAIQDMGAAGLTCSAVEMGAKGNLGIRLNLDDVPVREERMTAYEMMLSESQERMLMVLRPEKEAEAQAIFKKWGLDFAIVGYTTDDLRFRVIHQGDEVANLPIKDLGDQAPEYDRPWMEPGKHAPLPAASVPDVDDYGAALLKLIGSPDLSSRRWVYEQYDTLIQGNSLQVPGGDAGVVRVEGHRSKALAFSSDVTPRYCEADPYEGGKQAVAECWRNLTAVGAEPLAATDNLNFGNPERPEIMGQLVKAIGGIGDACRALAFPIVSGNVSLYNETNGQAILPTPTIAGVGLIPDWSKTAKIGGMHESDVLILIGGDGTHLGQSVYLRDLYGRADGPPPPVDLNIEKRNGNFVRSAIRNGQITACHDLSDGGLGIALAEMCMASGKGATVNVGEGPAHAVLFGEDQARYLIAVAPDMANLISLNAEGSGVPFRKLGTVAGNTLTIERLASISVADLTKAHESWFPDYMSGQDSEETQAA; encoded by the coding sequence ATGGCTCTCTCCAATACAATCCAGATCACCCCGGAACTCGTTGCTTCGCACGGGCTGAAGCCGGACGAATATCAACGCATTCTCGACCTGATCGGACGTGAGCCGAGCTTTACCGAGCTTGGCATTTTCTCGGCGATGTGGAACGAGCATTGTTCGTATAAATCCTCGAAGAAATGGCTGCGCACGCTGCCGACAACCGGGCCGCAGGTCATTCAGGGACCGGGCGAAAATGCTGGCGTTGTTGATATTGGTGATGGCGATTGCGTGGTCTTCAAGATGGAGAGCCACAACCACCCGTCCTATATCGAGCCCTATCAGGGCGCGGCTACAGGCGTTGGCGGCATTTTGCGCGATGTGTTCACCATGGGCGCGCGGCCGATTGCAGCCATGAATGCCCTTCGCTTTGGCGCGCCGTCCCACCCCAAGACACGCCACCTCGTATCCGGTGTAGTGGAAGGCGTTGGCGGCTATGGCAATTCCTTCGGCGTGCCTACCGTTGGCGGTGAAGTCAATTTTGACGCCCGCTATAACGGCAATATTCTGGTCAATGCCTTTGCTGCTGGCCTTGCCAAGACCAATGCGATCTTTCTGTCCGAAGCCAAGGGCGTCGGCCTTCCCGTGGTTTATCTCGGTGCCAAGACAGGCCGCGACGGTGTCGGCGGTGCGACCATGGCATCGGCGGAATTTGACGAATCGATCGAAGAAAAGCGCCCGACCGTGCAGGTTGGCGATCCCTTCACCGAAAAATGCCTGCTTGAAGCCTCGCTGGAACTGATGGCCTCCGGCGCTGTCATCGCCATTCAGGACATGGGTGCCGCTGGCCTCACCTGTTCTGCCGTTGAAATGGGTGCCAAGGGCAATCTCGGCATCCGCCTGAACCTTGATGATGTGCCGGTGCGTGAAGAGCGCATGACCGCCTATGAAATGATGCTGTCGGAAAGCCAGGAGCGTATGCTCATGGTTCTGCGTCCGGAAAAGGAAGCGGAAGCCCAGGCAATCTTCAAGAAATGGGGTCTGGATTTCGCCATTGTCGGTTACACCACCGATGATCTGCGCTTCCGCGTCATCCATCAGGGCGATGAAGTCGCCAATCTGCCCATCAAGGATCTCGGCGATCAGGCACCCGAATATGATCGTCCGTGGATGGAACCCGGCAAACATGCACCGCTGCCCGCCGCAAGCGTTCCCGATGTGGATGATTATGGCGCAGCACTCTTGAAACTGATCGGCTCACCCGATCTTTCCTCGCGCCGCTGGGTCTACGAACAGTATGACACGCTGATCCAAGGGAATTCATTGCAGGTGCCCGGCGGCGACGCCGGTGTTGTGCGCGTTGAGGGCCACCGCTCCAAGGCACTCGCCTTCTCCTCCGACGTCACTCCGCGCTATTGCGAAGCTGATCCCTATGAAGGCGGCAAACAGGCTGTTGCCGAATGCTGGCGCAACCTGACTGCGGTCGGCGCAGAGCCGCTCGCAGCTACCGACAATCTCAACTTCGGCAATCCGGAACGCCCTGAAATCATGGGCCAGCTGGTCAAAGCCATTGGCGGTATCGGCGATGCCTGCCGCGCGCTCGCCTTCCCCATTGTCTCGGGCAATGTGTCGCTCTACAACGAGACCAATGGTCAGGCGATCCTGCCGACACCGACCATCGCAGGCGTTGGCCTGATCCCCGATTGGTCGAAGACCGCCAAGATCGGCGGCATGCATGAGAGTGATGTGCTGATCCTCATCGGCGGCGATGGCACACATCTTGGCCAATCGGTCTATCTGCGCGATCTGTATGGCCGTGCGGATGGCCCGCCCCCGCCCGTTGATCTCAACATTGAAAAGCGCAACGGCAATTTCGTCCGCTCGGCTATCCGCAACGGTCAGATAACTGCCTGTCACGACCTGTCCGATGGCGGCCTTGGTATTGCGCTGGCTGAAATGTGCATGGCCTCCGGCAAGGGTGCCACCGTCAATGTTGGCGAAGGCCCTGCCCATGCGGTGCTTTTCGGCGAAGATCAGGCGCGTTACCTGATCGCTGTTGCCCCGGATATGGCGAATTTGATTTCGCTCAATGCTGAAGGCTCCGGCGTTCCGTTCCGCAAGCTTGGAACCGTGGCCGGCAATACATTGACGATCGAGCGTCTCGCCTCCATATCAGTTGCAGACCTGACAAAAGCCCACGAATCGTGGTTCCCTGACTATATGAGCGGTCAGGACAGCGAAGAAACACAGGCTGCGTGA
- a CDS encoding HpcH/HpaI aldolase family protein encodes MSLASRLRAGETVYSAWCNLPYPLVMETLCRTDFTTFMLDMQHGAFDTQSVLQSVGIIQNAGKHTVVRIPVDRFDMASRALDFGAEGVIAPMINSIEDAKRFAASMKYPPVGERSWGQLRGRPASYGAGGSGAYLSEVNGKTLAFAMIETRAAFAALDGILAVDGIDGVFVGPSDFSIGWSNGAEVDAGSQAIIEPLKEIAAKALAAGKLCGIYAANAELAKRFTSLGYTYVPLAVDTGYLQAGVKSLLDAVGE; translated from the coding sequence ATGTCGCTAGCGTCGCGTCTGAGGGCGGGAGAAACGGTTTATTCCGCCTGGTGCAACCTGCCTTATCCGCTGGTTATGGAAACCCTGTGCCGTACGGATTTCACCACTTTCATGCTCGATATGCAGCATGGTGCGTTTGATACGCAATCGGTGCTGCAAAGTGTCGGCATCATCCAGAATGCAGGCAAGCACACGGTGGTGCGCATTCCTGTTGACCGTTTCGACATGGCAAGCCGCGCGCTGGATTTCGGCGCGGAGGGTGTTATCGCCCCGATGATCAATTCCATTGAAGATGCAAAGCGGTTTGCGGCTTCGATGAAATATCCGCCGGTTGGCGAGCGTTCATGGGGCCAATTGCGCGGACGGCCCGCAAGTTATGGCGCTGGCGGCTCCGGCGCTTATCTCAGTGAAGTCAACGGCAAGACGCTGGCTTTTGCGATGATCGAAACCCGCGCGGCCTTTGCGGCGCTGGATGGTATCCTTGCCGTTGACGGTATTGACGGTGTTTTCGTCGGCCCCTCGGACTTTTCCATCGGCTGGAGCAATGGAGCCGAGGTGGATGCGGGATCGCAAGCTATCATTGAGCCATTGAAGGAGATCGCAGCCAAGGCCCTCGCTGCGGGCAAGCTCTGCGGCATCTATGCGGCGAATGCGGAACTGGCCAAGAGATTCACCAGCCTCGGCTATACCTATGTTCCACTCGCGGTCGATACTGGCTATCTGCAGGCCGGTGTTAAAAGCCTGCTGGATGCCGTGGGGGAGTAG
- the grxD gene encoding Grx4 family monothiol glutaredoxin produces the protein MSGINEFIDNEVKSNDVVLFMKGTPGFPQCGFSGQVVQILDYIGVDYKGVNILTSNELRQGIKDYSNWPTIPQLYVKGEFVGGCDIIREMFQAGELQTLLSEKGVATKAA, from the coding sequence ATGAGCGGTATCAACGAATTTATCGACAATGAGGTCAAGAGCAACGACGTTGTCCTGTTCATGAAGGGTACTCCGGGCTTTCCGCAGTGTGGCTTTTCCGGGCAGGTCGTGCAGATCCTTGATTACATCGGCGTGGATTATAAGGGTGTGAATATCCTTACATCAAATGAGCTGCGTCAGGGTATCAAGGATTACTCTAACTGGCCGACCATTCCGCAACTTTACGTGAAGGGCGAGTTCGTCGGCGGTTGCGACATCATCCGCGAAATGTTCCAGGCAGGCGAATTACAGACCCTGCTCAGCGAAAAGGGCGTCGCCACAAAGGCCGCCTGA
- the purQ gene encoding phosphoribosylformylglycinamidine synthase subunit PurQ produces the protein MKSAVVLLPGLNRDRDMIAALTKISGHAPQTVWQTDTEIPDVDLIVIPGGFSYGDYLRCGAIAARMPVMQAIREKADKGVMVMGVCNGFQILQEAGLLPGALMRNASLKFVCREVKLEVTNANTAFTRGYSHGQIIRCPVAHHEGNFFADEKTLARIEGEGQVAFRYAEGTNPNGAMNDIAGIISEKGNVLGMMPHPENLIEAAHGGSDGRALFAGILGIAA, from the coding sequence ATGAAATCAGCTGTCGTACTTCTCCCGGGCCTTAATCGCGACCGTGACATGATTGCGGCGCTGACGAAAATCTCCGGCCATGCACCCCAGACCGTCTGGCAGACGGACACGGAAATCCCCGATGTCGATCTGATCGTCATTCCCGGCGGCTTTTCCTATGGCGACTATCTGCGGTGCGGCGCCATTGCCGCCCGTATGCCCGTCATGCAGGCGATCCGCGAAAAGGCCGACAAGGGCGTCATGGTCATGGGCGTGTGCAACGGTTTCCAGATTTTGCAGGAAGCTGGCCTTCTGCCCGGTGCCTTGATGCGCAATGCATCGCTGAAATTCGTGTGCCGCGAAGTGAAGCTTGAAGTGACCAATGCCAACACCGCCTTCACCCGCGGTTATTCGCATGGCCAGATCATTCGCTGCCCGGTTGCACATCATGAGGGCAATTTCTTCGCTGACGAAAAGACTTTGGCCCGTATCGAAGGCGAAGGTCAGGTGGCTTTCCGCTATGCGGAAGGCACCAACCCGAACGGCGCCATGAATGACATCGCCGGCATTATCAGCGAAAAAGGCAATGTTCTCGGTATGATGCCGCATCCGGAGAACCTGATTGAAGCCGCCCATGGCGGTTCCGATGGCCGCGCACTGTTTGCGGGCATTCTTGGGATTGCCGCCTGA
- a CDS encoding glutathione S-transferase family protein codes for MKLYSRPLSPYSSIVRCIAYYKNAPIKVVAPPAGWPIPEEFRSISPFNRIPVLITGSGLTVLEATVISEYLEEHFPEPALLPADSRDRAVVRMTARLAELEVLVPVMELFELVHTKSKDDARITKLFSQLEAGLREIEHRIGHGPYALGNQMTMADAWLTPIRFLFNHFRVMTRRSRLLEPFPKFDAYEQLIVQDPVLSLVWFEMADASKVFLAELEAS; via the coding sequence ATGAAACTCTACTCTCGGCCGCTATCCCCCTACTCCTCAATTGTTCGCTGCATCGCCTATTACAAGAATGCACCGATCAAGGTTGTGGCCCCACCCGCTGGTTGGCCGATCCCCGAAGAGTTTCGCAGTATTTCTCCATTCAATCGCATTCCGGTTCTGATCACCGGCTCGGGCCTCACGGTCCTCGAAGCCACCGTCATTTCGGAATATCTGGAAGAACATTTCCCCGAACCTGCCCTCCTGCCTGCGGACTCGCGTGATCGCGCCGTCGTGCGCATGACGGCTCGCCTTGCCGAACTGGAAGTGCTCGTGCCGGTGATGGAGCTTTTCGAACTCGTCCACACCAAATCGAAAGACGATGCCCGCATCACCAAGCTTTTCTCCCAGCTGGAAGCCGGTCTGCGCGAGATCGAGCATCGCATTGGCCACGGGCCTTATGCCCTTGGCAACCAGATGACGATGGCCGATGCATGGCTTACGCCAATCCGCTTCCTCTTCAACCATTTCCGGGTGATGACGCGCCGCTCGCGCCTGCTGGAACCATTTCCGAAATTTGACGCCTATGAGCAACTGATTGTTCAGGATCCGGTGCTATCGCTGGTCTGGTTCGAGATGGCGGATGCTTCAAAAGTGTTCCTCGCGGAACTTGAGGCAAGTTAG
- a CDS encoding DUF1127 domain-containing protein, which translates to MSTIDAIERKCASSRGVKAVFLPKLPHDRVTILRRIVAWMSKAAVKRRTRIELRELTKDQLKDIGMTPSQAWHESKRFFWD; encoded by the coding sequence ATGAGTACAATTGATGCAATCGAAAGAAAATGTGCGAGTTCAAGAGGCGTAAAAGCGGTCTTTTTGCCAAAACTGCCCCATGACAGGGTGACAATACTGCGCCGCATTGTTGCGTGGATGAGCAAGGCAGCCGTTAAGCGCCGCACCCGTATTGAACTGCGCGAACTGACAAAGGATCAGCTGAAGGATATCGGCATGACGCCATCACAGGCGTGGCATGAATCCAAACGGTTTTTCTGGGATTGA
- a CDS encoding multidrug effflux MFS transporter: MGKVEFIGMMAMLMAINALAIDIMLPGLQQIGASLGVTNENHRQYVISAYLLGFSISQLFYGPISDRFGRRKPLLFGLAVYVIAATSAAFVPSFASLLFFRLIQGIGSAATRVITVSIVRDVYGGRQMAEVMSLIMMVFMIVPVIAPGTGQAVMIFGDWHLIFIFMAVIAAAVTLWMYIRLPETFDPADQRPFTLKSVAQGFKIVLTNRVALCYTLASAFLFGALFGFINSAQQIYIGIYELGIWFPVAFASVAITMAFSSFMNSRLVGRFGMRRLSHGALLGFLTISTIWVLLTIFGPHPTPFPLYLVLFALAMFQFGWIGSNFNALAMEPLGHVAGTASSVLGFMGTAGGGAIGALIGQSFDGTTLPLVMGFFVVSVIGLIFVLIAEKGKLFHPHNPRV, translated from the coding sequence ATGGGGAAAGTCGAATTTATCGGGATGATGGCCATGCTCATGGCGATCAACGCGCTGGCAATCGATATCATGCTGCCCGGTTTACAGCAGATCGGCGCGAGCCTCGGGGTGACGAACGAAAACCACAGGCAATATGTGATCTCGGCCTATCTGCTCGGTTTCTCCATATCACAATTGTTTTACGGGCCGATCTCCGATCGTTTCGGCCGCCGCAAGCCGCTGCTGTTCGGTCTGGCTGTCTATGTCATTGCGGCCACCAGCGCCGCCTTTGTGCCAAGCTTCGCCTCGCTCCTGTTCTTCCGGCTGATTCAGGGCATTGGTTCGGCAGCAACGCGCGTTATCACCGTTTCCATCGTCCGCGACGTTTATGGTGGCCGTCAGATGGCTGAAGTCATGTCGCTGATCATGATGGTGTTCATGATCGTTCCGGTTATCGCGCCGGGCACGGGTCAGGCCGTCATGATCTTTGGCGACTGGCACCTGATCTTTATTTTCATGGCTGTCATTGCCGCTGCCGTCACGCTCTGGATGTATATCCGCCTGCCCGAAACCTTTGATCCGGCGGACCAGCGCCCGTTCACGCTGAAATCGGTTGCTCAAGGTTTTAAGATCGTGCTGACCAATCGCGTGGCGCTTTGCTATACGCTCGCAAGCGCGTTCCTGTTCGGGGCGCTCTTCGGCTTCATCAATTCGGCCCAGCAGATCTATATCGGCATCTATGAGCTTGGCATCTGGTTCCCGGTGGCATTTGCGTCCGTCGCGATCACCATGGCGTTTTCATCCTTCATGAATTCACGCCTTGTTGGCCGCTTTGGTATGCGCCGTCTTTCCCACGGCGCACTGCTCGGCTTCCTGACCATCAGCACGATCTGGGTGCTGCTGACGATATTCGGACCGCATCCGACGCCCTTCCCGCTCTATCTCGTGCTCTTTGCGCTGGCAATGTTCCAGTTCGGCTGGATCGGCTCGAACTTCAACGCACTGGCAATGGAGCCGCTCGGCCATGTAGCCGGTACAGCGTCATCCGTGCTCGGATTCATGGGTACGGCGGGCGGCGGTGCTATCGGCGCACTCATCGGCCAGTCCTTTGACGGGACGACCTTGCCGCTGGTCATGGGCTTCTTCGTGGTTTCGGTGATCGGTCTGATCTTTGTGCTGATTGCCGAAAAGGGCAAGCTGTTCCATCCACATAATCCGCGGGTTTAA
- a CDS encoding phosphodiester glycosidase family protein: MSSRSIIAISIVVLVIIVGIFWFMRPPPPPKPAPNPPINISDGDLPDICRKMTFEGVDSIVCEIDLRTHRIDLARANADGEAYGSLKAFMESRPQDVRPILAMNAGMYEEDLSPVGLYVEEGNQTSELETNDGEGNFFLKPNGVFFIGKNGTPGILETGAFAAAAPDVRIATQSGPMLVINGQVHPRFEPNGTSRLIRNGVGIRDANTVVLAISIEPVSLGSFARLFKDGLGCANALFFDGTISSLANDRKTLVGGTDPVGPIIAVFGKK, from the coding sequence GTGTCATCTCGTAGCATTATCGCGATCAGTATCGTTGTTTTGGTCATTATCGTCGGCATTTTCTGGTTTATGCGACCTCCACCGCCCCCTAAACCTGCGCCCAATCCGCCAATCAATATCTCCGACGGCGATCTGCCCGATATCTGCCGGAAGATGACATTCGAGGGGGTCGACTCCATCGTGTGCGAGATTGATCTGCGCACCCACCGGATCGATCTTGCGAGGGCGAATGCCGATGGTGAGGCCTATGGCTCGCTCAAGGCGTTCATGGAATCCCGCCCGCAGGATGTCAGGCCGATCCTCGCCATGAATGCCGGCATGTATGAGGAAGACCTTTCGCCCGTTGGCCTTTATGTGGAGGAGGGCAACCAGACGTCGGAACTGGAAACCAATGACGGCGAAGGCAATTTTTTCCTGAAGCCGAACGGGGTTTTCTTTATCGGAAAGAACGGAACGCCCGGTATTCTTGAAACGGGCGCTTTTGCGGCTGCCGCGCCCGATGTGCGCATCGCAACGCAATCGGGGCCGATGCTTGTTATCAACGGACAGGTCCATCCGCGCTTTGAGCCGAACGGCACGTCACGTCTGATCCGCAATGGTGTCGGCATTCGTGATGCGAACACTGTTGTGCTGGCGATATCGATCGAGCCAGTCAGTTTGGGGAGTTTTGCCCGCCTGTTCAAGGACGGGCTTGGCTGTGCCAATGCGCTGTTTTTCGATGGCACGATCTCGTCATTGGCCAATGATCGCAAAACGCTGGTTGGCGGCACCGACCCCGTGGGGCCGATTATCGCCGTATTCGGGAAGAAGTAG
- a CDS encoding DUF1127 domain-containing protein, which translates to MGTTFVEPNQPAIRGLTYASQPDFLSQFAGWVESALMKRRTRLQLGRLSDEGLKDLALTRDHVEADLDRYLSA; encoded by the coding sequence ATGGGTACGACTTTTGTAGAACCTAACCAGCCTGCTATCCGGGGCCTGACCTATGCCTCACAGCCCGACTTCCTGTCGCAATTTGCCGGATGGGTGGAAAGCGCGCTGATGAAACGGCGCACGCGACTGCAACTTGGCAGGTTGAGCGATGAGGGGCTCAAAGACCTTGCTTTGACCCGCGATCATGTCGAGGCCGATCTCGATCGCTATTTGTCCGCTTGA
- the purC gene encoding phosphoribosylaminoimidazolesuccinocarboxamide synthase → MNRRRRVYEGKGKILYEGPEPGTLVQHFKDDTTVLHPKKHEVIDGKGVLNNRISEYIFTQLNRMGIPTHFIRRLNMREQLIKEVEIIPLQVVVRNIAAGSLAKRLGIEEGTVLPRSIIEFYYKADALDDPMVSEEHITAFGWAAPQEIDDIMALAIRVNDFLSGLFLGVGIQLVDFKIECGRLWEGDMMRIVVADEFSPDSARLWDSQTNEKLDKDRFRRDMGGLIEAYQEVARRLGIMNENEQLRPTGPVLVK, encoded by the coding sequence ATGAATCGTCGCCGCCGTGTCTACGAAGGCAAAGGCAAAATCCTTTACGAAGGACCAGAGCCAGGAACACTTGTTCAACATTTCAAAGACGACACCACCGTGCTGCATCCCAAGAAGCACGAAGTCATTGATGGCAAAGGTGTTCTGAACAACCGGATTTCCGAATATATATTCACCCAGCTGAACCGCATGGGTATTCCGACGCACTTTATCCGCCGCCTCAACATGCGCGAGCAGCTGATCAAGGAAGTCGAAATCATCCCTCTTCAGGTGGTTGTGCGCAACATTGCCGCCGGTTCGCTGGCAAAACGCCTTGGAATCGAGGAAGGCACGGTTCTGCCGCGCTCGATCATCGAATTTTATTACAAGGCCGATGCGCTGGATGATCCGATGGTCTCCGAAGAGCACATCACGGCCTTTGGCTGGGCAGCGCCGCAGGAAATCGATGACATCATGGCTTTGGCCATTCGCGTCAACGACTTCCTGAGCGGTCTGTTCCTCGGCGTCGGCATTCAGCTTGTGGATTTCAAGATCGAATGCGGACGTTTGTGGGAAGGCGACATGATGCGTATTGTCGTCGCCGATGAGTTTTCGCCCGATTCCGCCCGCCTGTGGGATAGCCAGACCAATGAAAAGCTTGATAAGGACCGGTTCCGCCGTGATATGGGCGGCCTGATCGAAGCCTATCAGGAAGTGGCTCGGCGCCTTGGCATCATGAATGAGAATGAACAGCTGCGCCCCACCGGGCCGGTTCTGGTTAAATAA
- a CDS encoding DUF1476 domain-containing protein has product MTMEDRENAFENKFAHDAEVRFRAEARRNKLIGQWAAEKLGKTGAEAEAYVLEVIKADFQEAGDDDVFRKIRADFDAAGVDKSDHRIRRTMDEMLQEAIKQIQGS; this is encoded by the coding sequence ATGACAATGGAAGATCGCGAAAATGCCTTCGAAAACAAATTCGCACATGATGCGGAAGTTCGCTTTCGGGCAGAGGCACGGCGCAACAAGCTGATCGGTCAGTGGGCGGCGGAAAAGCTTGGTAAAACAGGCGCGGAAGCCGAAGCCTATGTGCTTGAGGTCATCAAGGCAGATTTTCAGGAAGCCGGCGACGACGATGTTTTCCGCAAGATCCGGGCTGATTTCGATGCCGCTGGCGTCGACAAATCCGATCACCGCATCCGCCGCACGATGGACGAGATGCTGCAGGAAGCTATCAAGCAGATTCAGGGCTCCTGA
- a CDS encoding BolA/IbaG family iron-sulfur metabolism protein translates to MAMDAHDIEKMIKDAIPDAQVTIRDLAGDGDHYAAEVVAESFRGKSRVQQHQMVYDALKGNMGGVLHALALQTSAPE, encoded by the coding sequence ATGGCTATGGACGCGCACGACATCGAGAAAATGATCAAGGACGCCATTCCTGACGCACAAGTGACCATTCGCGATCTTGCCGGTGATGGTGATCATTATGCAGCGGAAGTCGTCGCCGAGAGCTTTCGCGGCAAGTCGCGCGTTCAGCAGCACCAGATGGTCTATGATGCCTTGAAGGGCAATATGGGCGGGGTGCTGCACGCCCTCGCCCTGCAGACCAGCGCTCCCGAATAA
- a CDS encoding aminotransferase-like domain-containing protein: MTNWLPELKHGKGPLYLQLAERIESDIADGVLAPGTKLPPQRNLAFDIGVTIGTVGRAYNLIRERGLVSGEVGRGTYVIDHREAKLIELPTAQNSQPFGGTRAHIIPPGNIRLDSTAAIDVGQSVIMDRFLQDITKNYPAEIASYSRTLPPSWQLAGSRWLGSSEWRPDVSSIVPTLGAHSAILAIIAAVTVPGDRIAFEDLSYCSAARSANLMGRRSIIINTEDGSATPDDFERLCAQQHPKLVFLMPSLQNPTATTMPEDHRRAIVETARRYNVWIIEDEIYGSLVGLDHVKLAELAPERTFHIGGLSKSVTAGVRGGWVACPPHLASRVVTAHKMVTGGMPFLMAELGAQLVNSGEADAIRIKVREETSERESLARSIFSGFEFNSHPYSPFIWVKLPEPWLSATFKSAALNEGVLIDDEDEFKAGRTEKTFHRVRFGYSVPGTKQEVASGLTILRRLMETDNASYDSYS; this comes from the coding sequence ATGACAAATTGGCTTCCAGAACTGAAACACGGCAAAGGCCCGCTTTATCTGCAGCTTGCGGAGCGGATTGAATCGGATATTGCCGATGGTGTGCTTGCGCCAGGCACGAAATTGCCACCGCAGCGCAACCTGGCCTTCGATATTGGGGTGACAATTGGTACAGTTGGTCGCGCGTACAATCTCATCCGCGAGCGCGGCCTAGTCAGCGGCGAAGTCGGTCGCGGCACCTATGTGATTGATCACCGGGAAGCCAAGCTGATCGAACTCCCGACGGCCCAGAATTCGCAGCCGTTCGGCGGCACGCGCGCCCACATTATCCCGCCGGGCAATATCCGTCTCGACAGCACTGCCGCCATTGATGTGGGCCAGTCGGTGATCATGGACCGCTTTCTGCAGGATATTACCAAAAACTACCCCGCTGAAATTGCCAGCTACTCCCGCACCCTGCCCCCGTCATGGCAATTGGCAGGCAGCCGCTGGCTCGGTTCATCCGAATGGCGGCCCGACGTATCATCCATCGTGCCGACCCTTGGCGCCCATTCCGCCATTCTGGCGATTATTGCCGCCGTCACGGTTCCGGGCGACCGTATTGCCTTTGAAGATTTGAGCTATTGTTCCGCCGCGCGCAGCGCCAATTTGATGGGCCGGCGCAGCATCATCATCAATACGGAAGATGGCAGCGCCACGCCTGATGATTTTGAGCGACTTTGCGCGCAACAGCACCCGAAACTGGTGTTCCTGATGCCATCGCTGCAAAACCCGACCGCCACCACCATGCCGGAGGATCATAGGCGCGCCATCGTTGAGACAGCCCGCCGTTACAATGTCTGGATCATCGAGGACGAGATTTATGGTTCGCTCGTCGGCCTTGATCACGTCAAGCTTGCGGAACTTGCCCCTGAGCGCACTTTCCACATTGGTGGCCTGTCCAAATCCGTGACCGCAGGCGTGCGCGGTGGCTGGGTTGCCTGCCCGCCGCATCTGGCTTCGCGCGTCGTCACCGCCCACAAGATGGTAACGGGTGGTATGCCTTTTCTCATGGCGGAACTTGGCGCGCAACTGGTCAATTCAGGCGAGGCGGACGCCATTCGCATCAAGGTGCGGGAGGAAACATCCGAGCGGGAATCACTGGCACGGTCGATCTTCAGCGGCTTTGAGTTCAACTCACACCCCTATTCCCCCTTCATCTGGGTCAAACTACCCGAGCCATGGCTTTCCGCAACCTTCAAGAGCGCCGCGCTCAACGAGGGCGTGCTGATTGATGATGAGGATGAGTTCAAAGCAGGCCGGACGGAAAAAACGTTTCACCGCGTGCGGTTTGGCTATTCCGTTCCCGGCACAAAACAGGAAGTCGCCAGCGGGCTGACAATCCTGCGCAGGCTCATGGAAACCGACAATGCGAGCTATGACAGTTATTCGTGA
- the purS gene encoding phosphoribosylformylglycinamidine synthase subunit PurS produces MKARVTVTLKNGVLDPQGKAIVGALGSLGFEGVASVRQGKIFDVEVNTTDRATAEANVKAMCEKLLANTVIEDYAVELI; encoded by the coding sequence ATGAAGGCACGTGTCACTGTAACCTTGAAAAATGGCGTTCTTGACCCACAGGGTAAGGCGATCGTCGGCGCGCTCGGCAGTCTTGGTTTCGAGGGCGTCGCATCCGTGCGCCAGGGCAAGATTTTTGATGTCGAGGTCAACACCACAGACCGCGCAACTGCCGAAGCCAACGTCAAGGCGATGTGCGAAAAGCTGCTCGCCAACACAGTCATTGAAGATTACGCGGTGGAGCTTATCTAA